The Magnetococcus sp. PR-3 sequence GCCCCTTACACTACCGAACCAAACGGTAGATAGGGGGACGATACACCTTCCGGCACCGGATCATTAAATATCCAGCGCCTCTTTCGCAAAGTCAGCATGTTCTTGAATAAATTTAAAGCGTTCAGCAGGCCGTTTACCCATAAGACGGTCAAAGGTATTGCTGGTCACCTTATCATCATCCACCATCACCCGTAACAAACGCCGAGTAGAAACTTTCATGGTGGTCTCTTTAAGCTGTGCGGGGGGCATTTCGCCCAAACCTTTAAAGCGAGAGATATCTACCTTAGCATTTGGCTTTGATCGGGTTAAGCGGCTAATAACACGTTCTTTTTCATGCTCATCCAGGGCATAGATACTCTCTTTTCCTACCGTGACTTTAAAGAGCGGTGGCTGTGCGAGGTAGAGGTGCCCACGGTGAACCAGGTCGGGCATAAAGCGATAAAAGAAGGTGAGCAAGAGTGAAGCAATGTGTGCCCCATCCACATCCGCATCGGTCATAATGATAATGCGGCCATAACGCAGTGCCGTGATATCAAACCCTTTACCCACACCACAACCAATGGCTGTGGCCAGAGCTTGAACCTCGGCATTTTTCTCAAACTTCTCCGTATTGGCCTGCTCAACGTTAAGAATTTTACCCCGTAGTGGCAAAATAGCTTGCGTATGCCGATCTCTCGCCTGCTTGGCGGAGCCACCCGCAGAATCACCCTCCACAATAAACAGTTCGGTAAAGTCCGGATCGGTTTTAATACAATCGGTCAATTTACCAGGAAGGGTCAGACGGCTTGTTGGGGTTTTTCGCTTAATGGTGGCTGATTTCTTACGACGGTTAATACGTTCCTGCGCCCGCAGGATCATAGCATCAACCAGCTGGGTTGCCCGCTCCGGCTGGCCGTGCAACCAATGGTCAAGATTATCCTTAATGGCATTCTCAACCAAGCGGCTAACATTGGTATTGGTCAGCTTATCTTTCGTCTGGCCGGCAAATTGAGGATCTGGGATGAACAGAGAGATAACCCCCATCATGCCCCCCATAATATCCTCACCCGTCAGAGCAACATTTTTGGGCATCATGTTGCGAGAGTCCGCAAATTCACGCATCCCTTTAAGCAGTGCTGAACGAAAACCCGCCTCATGCACACCGCCATCCGGGGTTGGCACCGTATTACAGTGGCTACGCAGACGAGATTCATCCACCTCATCCCACAAAATAGCCCACTCAATACGGCTTTTACCCTCATCCCCAATACCGGTGATACGCCCCTCAAAGGGATCCGCCACCACCAGATGACTCTCTTTGGAAATTTCCCGAATAAAATCAGACAAACCATTGGGAAAATGGAACTGAATCTCTTCTCCCTTGGCTTCCAGTTTAACGGTTAAACGCACGCCACGCTGGAGATAGGCCCGAGAGCGGCACATCTCGACAAGACGGTCTGGATTTAGAATGGTACTGGGAAAAATCTCAGGATCGGGTTGAAAGTGAACCGACGTACCACGCCGCCGACTTTCATCCCCTTTACAGACAGGGTTCTCAACTTTGCCGCGACTAAAGCGGGCATTCCAACGGTGGCCATCCCGGTTAACCACCACATCCGTCCAGACGGAGAGCGCTGTAACCGCACAAACCCCAACACCATGAAGACCTGCAGAGGTGGCATAAGAGTCGTTATTGAACTTGCCGCCAGAGTGCAGAGTGGTAAAGACCACCTCCAGGGCAGATTGATCAGGATAGCGTGGGTGGGGCGCAACAGGAATGCCCCGCCCATTGTCTTGGATACTGACTGAGCCATCTTTATGGAGGGTCATGGTGATTTTATCCGCATGCCCCTCCCCGGCTTCATCCATGGAATTATCCAACACTTCGGCCACCAAATGATGCAATGCCCGAAGATCGGTACCACCAATGTACATGCCAGGGCGCTTGCGGATACCCTCAAGCCCCTCCAAAACCTCAATTTGTGACGCGTCGTAACTCTCGGTCATGGCACCATCGAACGATAATGGGCGCACGGCGCCCCTGAACACCTGAATGGAGACGGATAGATCGAACGAAGAAGTTCTGCGTCACAGCCCTTTAACAGAGCCATGAGGGCTGAACTTACTTGTGACGGTAGGAGATCCGTCCTTTGGTTAGGTCGTAGGGGGTTAACTGCACCGTTACCTTATCACCAGGCAGAATACGGATGTAGTTCTTACGCATACGACCGGAGATGTGGCACAACAGGGTGTGCTTGTTCTCCAGCTCTACTTTAAACATGGCGTTAGGCAGGTTCTCTAGAACCGTACCTTCCATTTCAATGACGTCTTCTTTACTCAAGGGAGATGCTCCTCTGAACGATCCCTAGACCCGAACTTTAGCACCTGCCAAAGGGGCCTTCTGCGCGTGAAACGGGCAGACTAGCAATATGATAGAGGGATGTCAATCAGAGGTTGTGGCTTTTAGCCGTTCTATGCTTTGACACCAAGCTTATCGCAGCAGCAACTTACCCAGTTGGGATAACCGATTGGGATGAAAAGCCGTGGCTGGCATGGTCGTACAGCGAATATTCCCTAGGTTCAACTCACTCTTAAAACTGCGGTTCAAACCATTATAGACCTCAGTTTTAGCCGGGTGTGGGCGGCCATCGGACATACGTTTAAAATCGTTATAGACAAAGTATTTTAAAAGACGGTCCCCTACGCCAAACAGTTTAAACCAGCGTGGACGGTTACTGTCGGCATCCACACTCAGCAAGCCGTGGGTGTAGCCATCTAGTTTTCCACCTTCATTAGGTGTCAGACGCATGACCAGTTGAGGCGGCACTTCCTTTTCATCCAAAATATCATCGTTGCGCCGCTGTTTAATACGCACATGCCCTGTCTCCAACAGAATACCGAAGCGCTCATTTTGAACAATTTTTTCATGCTCGGTCAGCTGTTCCTCAGCTGTTTTCGGCTTATTGCGCTCATCCGAAACAATAACCACACGGCTACGTTCCAACATCAGGGGGAACACATCTTTATTGGTTAAAATTCCCCCCAAAAATGTCTGCCCACCGCGGGTTTGTCGATTTTGCAACTCACCGGGATTACGCGCCCAATAACGGTTGCCATCCCGGAGCAGAGCTCTGCCTTTCAAGGTATCTGGCGCGGCGATTAAAATACCCCAACGCTCCACACTCTTCTTAGCGGCATAGGCCACCGTATAGGTACCTTTTTTGGTTTCGCGGGCACGCGTGGTGTCGATATTCCAATAATATTCACACTCAGATGGCTGTAGCATGCCAATGACTTCACGCAAACGTTCGGTTGCCGTGGGCGCAGCCCACACAGGAGCGGACACAAAAAATGCCGCGGCAAACAGACTCAACCCATTGAGCAAGAATCGATTATTCATATTAGCCTTCCCAACCTAACGCCTGTAACTGCAACCACAGACATCCATGCATGTCATATTGGCACAATTCCTTCAAGAACCTCATGCAAGAACCCTATGTCCTCTCTTTACAATCGGCTAACATAAGCAAGAGGATAATAAAAAATCACACGGACAGACACTTAGCCCATCGATTTTTTTTTAAAAGCAGCGGGCTTAAACAAAGATGATTTGACGGCATGCAAACTATCGCCATTATCATAGCCACACTTTCGTTGTGGTTTCTTCTCCTTAAACTGGTGATCACCCCGTGGTATCGACGCCAAAGGGTGATGAATAGTATGGGCCTATGTCGCCCCCACCCTATCGCCACGCTTCCTTCTGAGTTTGATCGTACCATTAATGTGTCCAGCCACAGCAAGGCAGAGCAGATTTATCAGGTCAATCTACACACCATGACCTGTAGCTGCCGACGCTATAAACAGTATCGGGGTCTGTTTCCTAAAACAGATATCCACAGGCTTTGCCGGCATCAGCGCCGTCAGTTAATTGAATTGAATGCGCTGGAGTACTTTGATGAGATCACCCAGTGCATCATTCAAAATGGCATTAAAGACCGCTGCTACAGCACCATCTCTATCGGCAAATCCAAGGCGATTATTGGCTATCACCCCAGAAATCCGTTTGTACGGTTTTATATGCCAACCCAACTGGAAGAGGATCCGCCACGCGGACCCTTTACAGGACCCTGCCAAAAATTTGTGTACAACACCACACAAGAGAGCTGGATCTACGGCGACCTCCCCCCTATGGAGGAAGAGGTCAATGCCACCATCTCCCGGTTTATGGATAAAGCGCAAAACGAACGTAAAAAGAAGCCCCCCCAGAAGTAGTTTAAAGGTAGAAGTTCTTTTGAGCCCACACGATAGATCGCCAACAAAAAAGCCTCCATGGTCGACCATGGAGGCTTTTTTTAAATGGGCAGCTATTAGAGGGGCTTAACGTGCAACCTCAGAAGCCCGCATCTCTCGGATGACGGTTACTTTGATCTCACCCGGGTAGGTCATTTCAGACTCCACCTGCTGGGCAATTTCTCGTGCCAATAACATGGAACCTTCATCGTTTACCCGATCGTATGAGACCATCACCCGCAACTCACGCCCCGCCTGAATGGCATAGGCCTTCTCGACACCTTTAAAGTCTGTGGCAATACGCTCCAACTCTTCCAAGCGCTTGATATAGGTCTCTACATTTTCACGTCGAGCACCCGGGCGCGCCGCAGACAGCGCATCCGCTGCATTGGTGAGCGGACCATAAACAGAGTTGGGCTCAATATCAAAGTGGTGTGACCACACAGCGTTGGTGACGATCTCATTCTCTTTGTATTTCTTACACAGCTCCCCGCCCAATACCGCATGGCTACCTGGATTATCATGATCCACAGCCTTACCAATATCGTGCAACAAGCCACAACGGCGGGCGACCTTACCATCCAGCCCCATCTCCTCCGCCATAATGCCCGCAAAGTGCGCAACCTCCACCGAGTGCGCCAGCACATTTTGTGTATATGAAGTCCGAAACTTCAACGTACCCAAAAGTTTAACAATTTCAGGGTGAATATTGGTGATACCCACATCATAAATCGCCTGCTCACCCGCTTCACGAATCTCTTGATTAACCGCTTTACGGGCTTTACGCACCACCTCTTCAATGCGGGCAGGGTGAATACGACCATCCCCTACCAGCTCTTCCAGAGCACGACGGGCAACCTGACGACGTACGGGGTTAAAGCCGGATACCACCACAGCTTCGGGGGTGTCATCAATAATCAGGTCACATCCCGTGGCGGCTTCTAACGCTCGGATATTGCGCCCTTCACGCCCGATAATACGACCCTTCATCTCATCCGTCGGCAGCTGAACCACAGAGACGGTACGGTCCACCACAAACTCACCTGCAAAGCGCTGAATAGCACTACAGATGACCTCTTGGGCTTTTTTCTGGGCGTGGGTCCGGGTATCATCCTCAATCTGTTTCAACTGACGGGATGCCTCATGCCGTGCCCGTTCTCCAAGCTCTTCCTGAATACGGTTCTTGGCCTCTTCACGGGTTAAACCCGCAATCTCTTCAAGCTTTTCATCGGCCTGCGTCACCAACCCCTCATAGTGCTGCTGACGGTCGGCAACTTTAGCCTGTTCTTTATCTAAATTACTCCGGCGCTGGTCCAGCTCTTGGTCGCGCCGATCAGCCTGTTCGACCTTACGATCCAACTGATTTTCGCGCTTATCCAACCGTTTTTGGTTACCTTCGACCTCTTCCCGGCGCCCTTTCAGTTCAGCTTCCAACTCCTCACGGATCTGGATGCGCTCCCCTTTCATGGCCAACTCCACCTCTTTAACGGCGTTTTTGGCCTGTTCCTGAGCTTGATTCTGCAACAACGTAATACGGGCATCCCGCTCATCCAGGGCCTGTTTGCTCTGGTTGCGTAGCATCGCAAAGACACCGCCCGCGCCCAAAATCAAACCGACCACCAACAGAATGATATCCATAAAGGGTTCTCTCCAAACATAATCGCCCGCTGCCAAGCAGGGACGTCAGGTCATCATTAAAGCATACCAAAACAAGGCATGCACAAGGGCTCTACTGAGCCCAGAGGGCAGATTACTCTGCCGCATCAAACGAATACCACCCACACTCCGTCACCACGGCATCCAGGGCAATATCATGCGGTTCCTGGGGCAATTTCTCAACCCGCTGCCCCTCAAAAGCCAACCCCAACAAGAAGGGGCGCTGTCTACTGTTTGCCAGCGTTTGATCATAGTAGCCCCCTCCATACCCCAGACGCCCACCCAGGGCATCGAATCCAACCAGAGGCAACACCAACAGATCAATACCAAGCAAACCTACGGTTTGAGGCACATCATCAGCTGGCTGAGGGATACCATAACGCCCATGCGCCAAGCTTTGGCCTACCTCATGGCGACCAAAGCGCATGACCTTCTCCGCCCCCATCAACATAGGGAGGTAGAGCACTTTACCGCCCACCCACACCGCTTGGAGCAGTGCTGACGTGTCAAGCTCACCACGTACCGAGCAGTAGGCCCCCACCGCACCCGATTGTTTAAATTGGGGGTGGCTGACCAAATGCTTTACCGCTGCAGTACTGGCAAGCTCTGACGGCTGATCATCTTGAGCTTGCCGCCAAGCCAACAGCTGATGACGCAGCTCTGCTTTATGCGCAGCATGAGTCACAGACGCAGAATCCTCACGATCAATGATATCTATCGGGTAAACACGGAAAGAGGCAGGAGTACAACTTACAACGACGGGCCAACAAACAGCTGTAATGCGTTATACCCAACCAGGTACAACACACACCTGACAGCGCCATGACCATTAAGTCATGGATTGCCAAGATTCCATCCAACACCCCCAGGGTACCGTTAGAGACAAGCTTCTTGAACCCGTTAGCTTACGGTGGCAGCCCGAATAACCGCTTCTGGTGAACCACAAGAGGTTCTCGCTCCACGGTCAGTGCAGGCCACCCGGGTTCAGAAGTATCGGCTCAGGAAGTCTGTACTCCTCACAAATACCCCAGGGGATCTGGATAGTTACTCAGCCAAGATCTGATCACTGGCCTCGATAAGGCGTTGGATCCGACCATTGGCCAACTCTTTGTTACCTTCACTCTGCTGGCGCAGCTGGAAATAGCGATCTGCGATCTGTAGCGCAGCCATGAGCGCCACACGATCGGTGGATGCTGCACGAGATTGACTGCGCAGCTCCTCCACCAGAGTTTCCACATATTCCGCCAGCTCATGCACATAATCGTTGCCGGTATCGGTACGCAGCTTAAAGTGCTGCCCCAAAATCGTTACTTCAATCATCTCTGCCATGGGTCTTGCCCTTGATGCCTATCAGTGTCCACTTAATGATCGTCACACCTAACCCACAGGGGTTAGTCATGATCCTCAAAGCGGGAGAGCAGGCCTTCAATGCGGCCCATGGTTTGATTGCGATCTTGTTGCAACCCTTCAACTTTCTGCTTCAGCTTGGCCGTAACATCACCAACCCGTGCCAGCTGTTCTTCCCGTTCCCGCACCCGCTCTTTCAGGGCATGGTTTTCACTTTTTAGCGTCCGGACAGTTTCGGCCAGCGCGTTCCAACGCTCCTCCAGAGCGCCCAGGAGCTCCTGATCCATCTGTTTCCTCCACCAAGCGGCAGCCTTCGACTATGGTCGCCACCGGTTAACTGTCACAAACCAAGCATGGCCAAGCCACACCTAATTAAGTAAAAAACCAATGGTGCTGTACACCTAACTGCATGGTGCCGCACCTACTTTCAGAACCCAACCTGCCAAGCAGGTTTGCCTCTATACAACCAAACAGACCACACCGTACCCGCACCTGGAAGCCTGACTAACAGGACAAAACACCGAGTCCCTGGCTCAACAGAAAGGTGGCTGTTTTAGGATTTACCCTTAACCAAATATTAAGCGCTATGAAAAAGCGCTGTCAAGCACCCAAAACCTTTTGGTGGACAGGTTTTTATGATGCCGACAACCAAAACTCAAACAACAGTAAAGTCAAGTGAAATCGACCGCTATCCTGTCGATTTTTCCAGACCTTTCTCCACAGCTTCCAATAGCCCCGTATCTGCTAGAATACGTCGAGCAAATGTATGGTATGAGAAGGACTGGGCAATCTCATAAGGGTCCTTTTTGGGTTTTTGACTGAGCACATGCAACAGATCGGCCTTGGTACGGAAAAAAAGCAGCTGCTCATCCCAATGGGGTTTACTGGCAAATGCCCGATGATCATTAACCACCGGCACGGCCCCACAAGCTGCAATTTCTGCCGTGCGTTGACTATTGACCATATGGATTTGAGGCGACAACGCATAGCGCGCCTCGTTGTAGAGCTGAATTAAACGCGACCCTTGCATGGCGACCCCTTTAAAATACGGGGCTACCACCGGGTCTTTTTCCCAACCATAGCCATAAATCTCCACCTCATACGGCAACTCTGGCGCCAGCTCACAAAGCCAACGTACGGCCATATCACGCACCGCATAGGGATAGACATACTCACAGATGCGAACCGGCTCTAAACCCCGCTCCAGGGCCATTTGATGCACCATATCGGGGGCAATAGCCTGCCCCGCCTCACTGGCAGCTACAAACTGCTCAATCAAAGCTACTTCATTTTCATCATGCAACCGCAAATTCTTAGCGTATGCCGTACCCACAAAAATAATTTTACGGCGCTCTTCCCAGGGCTTATAACGCTTAAAGGTATCCAAATCCACACAAAACCCTTGGGACTTGGGGTTGGCGTAACCTGTTTTTTTAATCATTTCATCCAGGTACGGCAAAACCGAATAGACCAGATCTCGCGGCCGCCAAGGGAGAGGTTGACCCTTGCTTAAATCGGCCAAAGGATCCTGATACCACACCACATTCCAGCGGTCAGGATGGTAGTATTCGTTGGTTGCCCAGTTGATACTCAACACAATATGGGGATTAAACTCCTTCATGGCTGAAAACAGATCCAGCGCAGTCAGATCTTCTTTAAAATCCCGGCCAATGAGAAAATGCACCTCACAACCAAGCGCTTTAAAAGCCTGGATCAAGCGTGCAGAGGCATACTGCATAACGGTCGTCATACGGGAGGCCGCGGCAAAGACACGTACCGGCCCCTCATCAACAGCCCTGGGTGCGGTATTCACCAACTGCTGCAAAACCACCGCGGCCCGCCGCCCTTGCGCCAATTTAACCTGATCTAGCAGTTCTGCAACCTCCTTAGCTTTAGCCACCTGCGCACGATCACTTGGATCAAAAGATACTTGAGCAGGGAGCCGCAACATCGGCCTGGAGAAGTAGTGACTAATTTTATCGGTTATGGCCAGCAGATGGGGCAAATCACTGCGGGGCAAGGAAGCGCCTTGGTAAAAACAGAGCTGAGGCAGGGAAATAGAGGTGGTATGGGCAACCTTAATCTGTTTTTCAGCCTGCGCTAAAGCAGCTTCTGGCGTTAAAAAAAACAGATCCTCCACCGGTTGCTCTACAAAAACATCACTTTCCAAGCGCCAGTGATTCATGAGCGTAAAAGCCCAATTCTTCTGTACCTTCTGCCCAACTGCATCGTAATAGCGCAACAAAGCAGCATAGACAATGGCCTCTTGCGGCAGCAGCTTCATGAGCTGAAGCAGGTACCCTTCACACAACTTGGGCACAGGGGTTCTATATTGGAGGTAAAGGTTAGCCAAACCAAGCAAGGTTGCATGATGGTTGGCATCCAAACTCAGTATGCGCTTAAAAATAGCTTCTGCCTGTTCAACTTTTTCCAAAGCCAAATAACACTCTGCTAACCCCTGTAAAAACATGAGCATATCCGGCTTTAGCTGGACGGCTTTTTCTAACCACGGCAATGCGGCCTCATACCGCTTTTGCTGCTGAGCAACTTCACCCAAAATAAAAAGGAGCTCGGGTTGGTTGGGGTAGCGCGCAGCCAAAGCCTCTAAACCAGCCACCCCCTCTTCATAACGACCTTCTTGAATTAAAGCATTTTTTTGCTGAAAGAGCGCTTGATGTTCAGGTGCCATATCACTCAACTGGATAACCTGCTGCGCATCAGCCTGTTTGACAGGGATCTGATCCATTAACCACTGTGCAAAGGCATAGATCGCCTGCCCTTCTGAAACCGGCAAGCCTGCATAGGGGAACCAAACCCCACCTCCAGGCCATGCACCTAAGGGGAGCATTTTAAGGGTTCGATCTGGCCGCTTCTCTAATTGTGCCACAGGTTCACGCATGGGCTCCAAACACAGCCTACTTTCAAAAGGCAATATTTGAGGAACAGGCAGGTCCAAAGCCTCACCATCCCACCACACCATCAAATGTGGCAGGATTTGTTCAACTTGCTCAAGGACCATCCGTAAATCCAGCACACTCAACGGCTGCTGCTCGTGGCATATGCTCACGTCAGCTTGCTCAGAGAGCAACAGAGCCAATTTCTCGACTCCAGCAAAACTGGGGTGTTGCTTTGAGCAGACCAATAGAATGCGCGGCATCTCGTCTTGCCCATAACCATCACTAGGCAAAGCGGCCAAACGTGCAAGAATTTCTGCCGCCTGCTGTTTGCGTATGGCCTGGGCAGTCGTAAATTGATCAATCAGAGAAAAAGCTTGGCGTAAGTGCGTCCGGTCATCCCAGTTCAATACAAACCGTTCAGGCCCCCGCAAAGGGGTCTTACTGTACCGTTCAACGATGGTGTCCTCCTCAATCTCAACCACATCGGGCCGCTCTTGCTGCGGCTGATCGGGCTGAGACAACACCATCAACAGTTGCGATGCCGTACCCCCACAAGGGGTGACAACCTGCAACGCAGGCTCAGAGCTGTGTGCGAGTTGGGACTGATCCAGATAAAACAGATCCAATGGTTGGGCAGGCGGGATAGTCTGGACGGCATGCGGTAAAAAGTGCCGCTGCATATCCTCAATCAAACGTCCACGTAACGGCACACCCAGCAGATGGGACAAGGGAATAGCCAGGGTGTAAAGGGGCGCCCAATCCGGTGCTTGCATCAACCCTTTTTGTAACGCTTGTACAGCAATATCCATTTGGTACAGTAAAAGATGTGCACACGCCTTCAACATCTCGACCAAGCCTGGCTTTGTCATTTGGTGACTCAGCAATTGGCACAGCATAAGTGCTTTTTTTCCTTGGCCTAAATGAATCTGCACCATGGCCTTGTGAAC is a genomic window containing:
- a CDS encoding DNA gyrase/topoisomerase IV subunit B translates to MRPLSFDGAMTESYDASQIEVLEGLEGIRKRPGMYIGGTDLRALHHLVAEVLDNSMDEAGEGHADKITMTLHKDGSVSIQDNGRGIPVAPHPRYPDQSALEVVFTTLHSGGKFNNDSYATSAGLHGVGVCAVTALSVWTDVVVNRDGHRWNARFSRGKVENPVCKGDESRRRGTSVHFQPDPEIFPSTILNPDRLVEMCRSRAYLQRGVRLTVKLEAKGEEIQFHFPNGLSDFIREISKESHLVVADPFEGRITGIGDEGKSRIEWAILWDEVDESRLRSHCNTVPTPDGGVHEAGFRSALLKGMREFADSRNMMPKNVALTGEDIMGGMMGVISLFIPDPQFAGQTKDKLTNTNVSRLVENAIKDNLDHWLHGQPERATQLVDAMILRAQERINRRKKSATIKRKTPTSRLTLPGKLTDCIKTDPDFTELFIVEGDSAGGSAKQARDRHTQAILPLRGKILNVEQANTEKFEKNAEVQALATAIGCGVGKGFDITALRYGRIIIMTDADVDGAHIASLLLTFFYRFMPDLVHRGHLYLAQPPLFKVTVGKESIYALDEHEKERVISRLTRSKPNAKVDISRFKGLGEMPPAQLKETTMKVSTRRLLRVMVDDDKVTSNTFDRLMGKRPAERFKFIQEHADFAKEALDI
- the infA gene encoding translation initiation factor IF-1 — translated: MSKEDVIEMEGTVLENLPNAMFKVELENKHTLLCHISGRMRKNYIRILPGDKVTVQLTPYDLTKGRISYRHK
- a CDS encoding outer membrane lipoprotein-sorting protein — translated: MNNRFLLNGLSLFAAAFFVSAPVWAAPTATERLREVIGMLQPSECEYYWNIDTTRARETKKGTYTVAYAAKKSVERWGILIAAPDTLKGRALLRDGNRYWARNPGELQNRQTRGGQTFLGGILTNKDVFPLMLERSRVVIVSDERNKPKTAEEQLTEHEKIVQNERFGILLETGHVRIKQRRNDDILDEKEVPPQLVMRLTPNEGGKLDGYTHGLLSVDADSNRPRWFKLFGVGDRLLKYFVYNDFKRMSDGRPHPAKTEVYNGLNRSFKSELNLGNIRCTTMPATAFHPNRLSQLGKLLLR
- the rny gene encoding ribonuclease Y, yielding MDIILLVVGLILGAGGVFAMLRNQSKQALDERDARITLLQNQAQEQAKNAVKEVELAMKGERIQIREELEAELKGRREEVEGNQKRLDKRENQLDRKVEQADRRDQELDQRRSNLDKEQAKVADRQQHYEGLVTQADEKLEEIAGLTREEAKNRIQEELGERARHEASRQLKQIEDDTRTHAQKKAQEVICSAIQRFAGEFVVDRTVSVVQLPTDEMKGRIIGREGRNIRALEAATGCDLIIDDTPEAVVVSGFNPVRRQVARRALEELVGDGRIHPARIEEVVRKARKAVNQEIREAGEQAIYDVGITNIHPEIVKLLGTLKFRTSYTQNVLAHSVEVAHFAGIMAEEMGLDGKVARRCGLLHDIGKAVDHDNPGSHAVLGGELCKKYKENEIVTNAVWSHHFDIEPNSVYGPLTNAADALSAARPGARRENVETYIKRLEELERIATDFKGVEKAYAIQAGRELRVMVSYDRVNDEGSMLLAREIAQQVESEMTYPGEIKVTVIREMRASEVAR
- a CDS encoding 5-formyltetrahydrofolate cyclo-ligase, with protein sequence MTHAAHKAELRHQLLAWRQAQDDQPSELASTAAVKHLVSHPQFKQSGAVGAYCSVRGELDTSALLQAVWVGGKVLYLPMLMGAEKVMRFGRHEVGQSLAHGRYGIPQPADDVPQTVGLLGIDLLVLPLVGFDALGGRLGYGGGYYDQTLANSRQRPFLLGLAFEGQRVEKLPQEPHDIALDAVVTECGWYSFDAAE
- a CDS encoding cell division protein ZapA — protein: MAEMIEVTILGQHFKLRTDTGNDYVHELAEYVETLVEELRSQSRAASTDRVALMAALQIADRYFQLRQQSEGNKELANGRIQRLIEASDQILAE
- a CDS encoding cell division protein ZapB, which produces MDQELLGALEERWNALAETVRTLKSENHALKERVREREEQLARVGDVTAKLKQKVEGLQQDRNQTMGRIEGLLSRFEDHD
- a CDS encoding tetratricopeptide repeat protein is translated as MNKNLAPVMAWDVVAMQEVAKQLFPHADSSEALGEACEAWLASNPDHAVVQHLLGWKLLHDGAFEQALACFEKSMVWGELESTVMVHKAMVQIHLGQGKKALMLCQLLSHQMTKPGLVEMLKACAHLLLYQMDIAVQALQKGLMQAPDWAPLYTLAIPLSHLLGVPLRGRLIEDMQRHFLPHAVQTIPPAQPLDLFYLDQSQLAHSSEPALQVVTPCGGTASQLLMVLSQPDQPQQERPDVVEIEEDTIVERYSKTPLRGPERFVLNWDDRTHLRQAFSLIDQFTTAQAIRKQQAAEILARLAALPSDGYGQDEMPRILLVCSKQHPSFAGVEKLALLLSEQADVSICHEQQPLSVLDLRMVLEQVEQILPHLMVWWDGEALDLPVPQILPFESRLCLEPMREPVAQLEKRPDRTLKMLPLGAWPGGGVWFPYAGLPVSEGQAIYAFAQWLMDQIPVKQADAQQVIQLSDMAPEHQALFQQKNALIQEGRYEEGVAGLEALAARYPNQPELLFILGEVAQQQKRYEAALPWLEKAVQLKPDMLMFLQGLAECYLALEKVEQAEAIFKRILSLDANHHATLLGLANLYLQYRTPVPKLCEGYLLQLMKLLPQEAIVYAALLRYYDAVGQKVQKNWAFTLMNHWRLESDVFVEQPVEDLFFLTPEAALAQAEKQIKVAHTTSISLPQLCFYQGASLPRSDLPHLLAITDKISHYFSRPMLRLPAQVSFDPSDRAQVAKAKEVAELLDQVKLAQGRRAAVVLQQLVNTAPRAVDEGPVRVFAAASRMTTVMQYASARLIQAFKALGCEVHFLIGRDFKEDLTALDLFSAMKEFNPHIVLSINWATNEYYHPDRWNVVWYQDPLADLSKGQPLPWRPRDLVYSVLPYLDEMIKKTGYANPKSQGFCVDLDTFKRYKPWEERRKIIFVGTAYAKNLRLHDENEVALIEQFVAASEAGQAIAPDMVHQMALERGLEPVRICEYVYPYAVRDMAVRWLCELAPELPYEVEIYGYGWEKDPVVAPYFKGVAMQGSRLIQLYNEARYALSPQIHMVNSQRTAEIAACGAVPVVNDHRAFASKPHWDEQLLFFRTKADLLHVLSQKPKKDPYEIAQSFSYHTFARRILADTGLLEAVEKGLEKSTG